The following coding sequences are from one Chrysemys picta bellii isolate R12L10 unplaced genomic scaffold, ASM1138683v2 scaf277, whole genome shotgun sequence window:
- the LOC135978477 gene encoding maestro heat-like repeat-containing protein family member 1 yields the protein MLTREVLHILLDDSPEKGRANRGQTQDRSCPQPARLPPATTCGLWELIGALGQADTLEGREDDLFASCFLAIACPPARHLSGAQQDLPSDTSPRSMAVQALARVLRLRGSQPAVELMDQERGWQLLEEAQPEGFTLLSRAIVTHPNLALKSIPKLLLPSLQASQEGERMACTALFAEFLGSPLLMENEPKAMRKQVVKAMLQRTEDSNIHVRGRALHGLRNAVTEFPDKVRKKRDKILESFVRAVCECCNPRTVLEAMEGLCWMLRDPKAPLKAHVAVPLALQARTFFEDETSGLRRASMELFGHLSKFVSKKSSLFGAEVEKSMGTLLIHLQDGDPQVAQACRVALLQCAPFLSYQPLRTLVRSQLAEGAAPAIPAFLSEACRILLQDCPGRLSKKDALRAAAAQQLIGYMMDN from the exons ATGCTGACCAGGGAGGTATTGCACATCCTGCTGGACGACAGCCCAGAGAAAGGCCGGGCTAACCGTGGGCAgacccaggacaggagctgcccccagccagcccggctgcccccggcG ACCACATGCGGCCTGTGGGAGCTGATCGGGGCCTTGGGGCAAGCGGACACGCTGGAGGGACGCGAGGACGACCTGTTCGCCTCTTGCTTCCTCGCCATCGCCTGCCCCCCGGCACGGCACCTCTCGGGAGCCCAGCAGGACTTGCCCAGTGACACCAGTCCACGCAG catgGCCGTGCAGGCCCTGGCGCGGGTGCTGCGCCTCAGGGGCAGTCAGCCAGCTGTGGAGCTAATGGACCAGGAGCGaggctggcagctgctggaggaggcccAGCCCGAGGGGTTCACTCTCCTTAGCAG GGCCATAGTGACCCACCCAAACCTGGCCCTGAAGAGCATCCCAAAgcttctccttcccagcctccaggCCAGCCAGGAGGGCGAACGCATGGCCTGCACCGCCCTGTTCGCAGAG TTCCTCGGCAGCCCCCTGCTGATGGAGAATGAGCCCAAGGCGATGCGGAAGCAGGTTGTGAAGGCCATGCTGCAGCGGACAGAGGACAGCAACATCCACGTTCGAGGCAGAGCGCTGCACGGCCTCAGGAACGCAGTGACCGAGTTCCCGGACAAG GTCAGGAAAAAGCGAGACAAGATCCTGGAGAGTTTTGTCCGCGCCGTGTGCGAATGCTGCAACCCCCGCACCGTtctggaagccatggaagggcTCTGCTGGATGCTGCGGGACCCCAAGGCGCCTCTGAAGGCTCACGTCGCCGTCCCACTGGCCCTGCAGGCGAGAACGTTCTTTGAGGAT GAGACCAGCGGCCTGAGGCGGGCCTCCATGGAGCTCTTTGGCCACCTCAGCAAATTTGTTTCCAAGAAGTCATCCCTCTTTGGGGCTGAGGTGGAGAAGAGCATGGGGACGCTGCTCATCCACCTACAGGACGGGGACCCCCAGGTGGCCCAG GCGTGCAGGGTGGCATTGCTGCAGTGCGCACCCTTCCTCAGCTACCAGCCCCTGCGTACGCTCGTGCGGAGCCAGCTAGCCGAGGGGGCGGCCCCTGCCATCCCCGCCTTCCTGAGCGAAGCCTGCAGGATCCTG ctccaggactgcccAGGGAGACTGAGCAAGAAGGACGccctgagagcagcagctgcccagcagctgatag GATACATGATGGACAATTGA
- the LOC135978478 gene encoding maestro heat-like repeat-containing protein family member 1 isoform X2, producing the protein MPGPVSGLMAPSAPFLPIRKFEPHLSKEQEAETIGTCIASAMIQRPALAKLRGTEVAKSSALRAESLQELPWEGLDLVLQTFLEQHLTPTTLLHLFLHLQPWICSPRAQERSRAVRASARLFMFYRFKAITEDLKPMVEQGYMAGLLTSQAFDAQEATRYWASQALYWLFTPCKAVVYTKTGAVVSVLSKTQKDASCRENPVHVAMLIAKHLQSSDLMPFSFTLLVGLLEKEECADQLAGVMEAVLREQESELQGQVQDLQAALSYTLSPPRGGRLSEGTRDILHLLARQHTKTAVSILLKMPWPYKR; encoded by the exons ATGCCAGGACCTGTCTCCGGTCTAATGGCCCCGTCTGCTCCGTTCCTTCCAATCAGGAAATTTGAGCCTCACCTGTCTAAGGAACAGGAGGCTGAGACCATCGGGACTTGTATCGCCAGCGCCATGATTCAGCGCCCAGCCCTGGCGaagctgagagggactgaggtggcAAAAAGCTCCGCTCTCCGGGCAGAG tctctccaagaactgccctgggagggcctggatcttgtgctgcagacattcctggagcagcacctgacccccaccacgctactgcatctctttctg CACTTGCAGCcgtggatctgctctccccgggcccaGGAGAGGAGCCGAGCTGTGAGAGCCAGCGCCCGGCTCTTCATGTTCTACCGCTTCAAAGCCATCACCGAG GACCTGAAACCCATGGTAGAGCAGGGCTACATGGCCGGGCTGCTGACAAGCCAGGCCTTCGATGCTCAGGAGGCCACCAGATACTGGGCATCTCAGGCTCTCTACTGGCTCTTCACGCCTTGCAAAG CTGTCGTGTACACCAAGACAGGGGCGGTGGTGAGCGTGCTGAGCAAGACGCAGAAGgatgccagctgcagagagaacccTGTCCATGTTGCTATG ctcatCGCGAAGCACCTGCAGTCGAGTGACCTCATGCCCTTCAGCTTCACCCTGCTGGTGGGcctgctggagaaggaggagtgTGCAGACCAGCTGGCGGGCGTCATGGAGGCGGTGCTGAGAGAGCAAGaatcagagctgcagggccaa GTGCAGGATCTCCAGGCGGCTCTTTCCTACACACTGAGCCCACCCCGGGGGGGGCGGCTGAGTGAGGGGACGAGAGACATTCTCCACCTACTGGCCAGACAACACACCAAGACCGCGGTCAGCATCCTCCTGAAGATGCCCTGGCCTTACAAACGGTGA
- the LOC135978478 gene encoding maestro heat-like repeat-containing protein family member 1 isoform X1 has translation MTRPATETEIGWSGMNSSALGEPAGCWGAAGAPPEREGGGLPSRAQLSTCVGEPRWEEGFFGEGQPVVQVRPMSMCRGISITWVKGPRIPTAPGSRRGDPLVPLPRAPHLPCYLLPCFSLLQSLQELPWEGLDLVLQTFLEQHLTPTTLLHLFLHLQPWICSPRAQERSRAVRASARLFMFYRFKAITEDLKPMVEQGYMAGLLTSQAFDAQEATRYWASQALYWLFTPCKAVVYTKTGAVVSVLSKTQKDASCRENPVHVAMLIAKHLQSSDLMPFSFTLLVGLLEKEECADQLAGVMEAVLREQESELQGQVQDLQAALSYTLSPPRGGRLSEGTRDILHLLARQHTKTAVSILLKMPWPYKR, from the exons ATGACTCGccctgccacagaaacagagaTTGGCTGGAGCGGGATGAACAGCTCAGCCCTTGGGGAGCCagcggggtgttggggggcagctggggcccctccagagcgggagggaggaggccttccctccagagcccagctcagtacATGTGTTGGGGAGCCCAGGTGGGAGGAAGGATTCTTTGGGGAAGGGCAGCCCGTGGTCCAGGTGAGACCCATGTCTATGTGCAGGGGGATCAGTATCACCTGGGTAAAGGGACCCCGAATACCAACAGCACCTGGCTCCAGACGGGGGGATCCACTCGTCCCCCTGCCTCGTGCACCCCACCTCCCTTGTTATttacttccctgcttctctctgctccagtctctccaagaactgccctgggagggcctggatcttgtgctgcagacattcctggagcagcacctgacccccaccacgctactgcatctctttctg CACTTGCAGCcgtggatctgctctccccgggcccaGGAGAGGAGCCGAGCTGTGAGAGCCAGCGCCCGGCTCTTCATGTTCTACCGCTTCAAAGCCATCACCGAG GACCTGAAACCCATGGTAGAGCAGGGCTACATGGCCGGGCTGCTGACAAGCCAGGCCTTCGATGCTCAGGAGGCCACCAGATACTGGGCATCTCAGGCTCTCTACTGGCTCTTCACGCCTTGCAAAG CTGTCGTGTACACCAAGACAGGGGCGGTGGTGAGCGTGCTGAGCAAGACGCAGAAGgatgccagctgcagagagaacccTGTCCATGTTGCTATG ctcatCGCGAAGCACCTGCAGTCGAGTGACCTCATGCCCTTCAGCTTCACCCTGCTGGTGGGcctgctggagaaggaggagtgTGCAGACCAGCTGGCGGGCGTCATGGAGGCGGTGCTGAGAGAGCAAGaatcagagctgcagggccaa GTGCAGGATCTCCAGGCGGCTCTTTCCTACACACTGAGCCCACCCCGGGGGGGGCGGCTGAGTGAGGGGACGAGAGACATTCTCCACCTACTGGCCAGACAACACACCAAGACCGCGGTCAGCATCCTCCTGAAGATGCCCTGGCCTTACAAACGGTGA
- the LOC135978475 gene encoding maestro heat-like repeat-containing protein family member 1: MAAHGLLEKSASRPLIDFLVRQCTLTLDSTEEADGRRTMELEVRQLCSSTLQSLADSPRMANVLWPGLLLQLSPAAHGPALPLLLQTSVGVVKRMQEEGRLPLARRCGKANRGCRSSPKSTLPQELLARLLVSNPQPGGSLCSVGRGRSWSWHAVCGGSSPRSPQRSWLVTFLAFIAHRPSTSRHLTEPMLGASSFMTVQVRRAAMFLLFELMSMFQAGSGRFWNNYKTEMLLYVEDHKTCFCQREWEQQLLQFLEDLLFFISDHTWLGCFITSIRRQLAYGDKRPGDKSFLYKCWGTVMMFFPAESIKPQLWLLVEMVDFREEEEREGFARALGLCARQQLDEIFAILEHWEEFVSRVQLQPSAGGSLEEPASIEQLRSLLLLTYGHVVHSGPTDLILETIGYNILAPMRQHYFLSPHDPLVRSAFLRSLALVGEAVTQVSRIPLVSQDTYTVLSPLLEMLRGKDRARLQSPDHQHALLAISYIGYVHGA; the protein is encoded by the exons ATGGCGGCCCATGGGCTCTTGGAGAAATCTGCCTCAAGACCCTTAATTGACTTCTTGGTGCGTCAGTGCACCCTGACCCTCGACAGCACG GAGGAAGCAGATGGGAGGCGCACTATGGAGCTCGAGGtccgccagctctgctccagcaccctgcagtccctggctgactcccccagaatggccaat gttttatggcctgggctgctccttcaactgagcccagcagcccatgggccagccctgcctctcctcctgcagacctCGGTCGGGGTGGTAAAGAggatgcaggaggaaggcaggctgcccttggcCAGGAGGTGCGGCAAGGCGAACAGAG GGTGTCGGTCAAGCCCCAAGTCCACTctaccccaggagctgctggctcgGCTGCTGGTGAGTAACCCGCAGCCAGGAGGTTCCTTATGCTCAGTGGGAAGGGGCCGCTCCTGGAGCTGGCATGCAGTGTGTGGTGGCTCttctccccgcagcccccagaggagctggctcgtCACATTCCTCGCGTTCATTGCACATCGACCCAGCACCTCTCGGCATTTAACAGAACCA ATGCTCGGTGCGTCTTCGTTTATGACGGTGCAGGTCAGAAGGGCAGCCATGTTCCTCCTCTTCGAACTGATGAGCATGTTCCAGGCCGGGTCGGGCCGGTTCTGGAATAACTACAAGACGGAAATGCTCCTCTACGTGGAAG ATCACAAGACCTGCTTCTgccagagggagtgggagcagcagctgctgcag TTCCTGGAAGACCTTCTCTTTTTCATCTCGGACCACACCTGGCTGGGTTGTTTCATCACTAGTATCAGGCGCCAGCTGGCCTACGGTGATAAGCGGCCCGGTGACAAG AGCTTTCTCTACAAGTGCTGGGGCACCGTGATGATGTTTTTTCCAGCAGAGAGCATCAAGCCCCAGCTATGGCTTCTGGTGGAGATGGTCGATTTCCgagaagaagaggaaagagag gGATTCGCCCGAGCGCTTGGGCTGTGTGCCAGGCAACAGCTAGACGAGATTTTCGccatcctggagcactgggaagAGTTTGTCAGCAGGGTGCAGCTCCAGCCTTCTGCCGGTGGCTCTCTGGAG GAGCCAGCTTCCATCGAGCAGCTGAGaagcctcctgctcctcacctatGGGCACGTGGTCCACTCAGGCCCCACGGATCTGATCCTAGAGACCATAGGCTACAATATCCTGGCTCCCATGCGACAACATTATTTTCTGAGCCCACAC GACCCACTGGTGAGATCTGCTTTTCTGAGAAGCCTCGCGCTGGTGGGTGAAGCTGTCACCCAAGTGAGCAGGATTCCCTTGGTGAGCCAGGACACATACACCGTGCTGTCCCCCCTGCTG gagatgctcagaggcAAGGACCGGGCCCGGCTGCAGAGCCCCGATCACCAGCATGCCCTGCTGGCCATCTCATACATAGGGTACGTCCATGGGGCCTGA